The sequence GATGACGCACGATTGGGTTGGTCAGCCAAGAGTCTTCAAGGCAAAAGAAACTCTAGAAGCTATCAATCCTGATATCAAGGTGGAAGCGATTCATGAATATATCACCCCAGAGAATGTAGACTCTTTGGTGAAATCCGCTGATATGGCACTTGACTGCGCCCATAATTTTACAGAGCGCGATGTGTTGAATGCAGCTTGCGTACGCTGGCGTAAGCCAATGGTGGAAGCAGCAATGGACGGAATGGAGGCTTACCTGACTACGATTATTCCTGGTGTGACACCTTGTTTATCTTGTTTGTTTCCAGAGAAGCCAGATTGGGATAGGCGTGGTTTTGCAGTGTTAGGTGCTGTGTCTGGCACTCTCGCTTGTCTGACGGCACTGGAAGCAATCAAGCTAATCACTGGGTTTAGTCAACCTCTGTTATCGCAACTGCTGACAATGGATTTGACTCGCATGGAATTTGCTAAGCGCCGTTCTTATCGCGATCGCTCTTGTCCAGTCTGCGGTAACAATGCACCTTGGAGATACTTGCAATCTAAATCCACAGTCATTAGTCATTAGTCAATTGTTGTTTGTTGTTTGTTCTTTGTTGTTTGGAACAACCAACAACCAACCACCAACTACCAACAAACAACAAATTTTAAAAGTCAGGAGGTTGGATGACTGTTACTTTGACAGAAAAAGCAGAATTTCGTCTGCGGGCATTTTTAGCAGGTTCTGCTGCTGATACCAATGATGCAACTAAAGGTATCCGCATCTCTGTTAGTGATGGTGGTTGCAGTGGTTATGAATATGCAATGGATGTCACCAGCAAGCCACAACCAGAGGATTTGGTTATTCAGCAAGGCAAAGTAACCATTTATGTTGATGCTAAAAGTGCACCGTTATTAGAAGGGATTGTCATCGATTTTATTGACGGTGTGATGGAAAGCGGCTTCAAGTTTATCAACCCCAATGCAACTGAAACCTGCGGTTGTGGCAAGTCATTTAAAACAGCTGACTGTCAGTCAGCGGGTGTACCTTGCAACTAATGGTTAGTGGTTAGTAGTTAGTGGTTAGTGGGAAACAAACAACTACTAATAACTAACAAATATCAACTAACAACTATCAACCAACAACAAAGTTTTTTGAGGAGAACGCGAAAATGGCAACCTACCAAGTTAGATTAATCAACAAAAAAGAAGATCTGGATACGACAATTGAAGTTGATGAAGAGACTACCATACTAGATGCAGCAGAAGAAAACGGCATTGAACTACCCTTTTCTTGTCACTCCGGTTCTTGCTCTAGCTGCGTTGGCAAGGTAGTTGAAGGTGAAATCGATCAATCTGAGCAAATTTTCCTTGATGATGAGCAGGTTTCTAAAGGGTTTGCGCTGCTTTGTGTTACTTATCCACGTTCTAATTGCACAATCAAGACTCATCAAGAACCTTATCTTGTCTAAAGGTTTCATTTTTTCTCCCCTTCATATTTTCTTTCCTTAGCTAATCTTGAAGTCGTAGCTTTCACATGCTATGACTTCTTTATTAAGAAGGCAGAAGAAAAAGTAAAAGAGATTTTATGTATGCTCATGTAAGCTGTTGATGACAATTACTTATCAAAAATGTTCTTAATTTTAAGATAGCGTAAATCTATATATTTCATCACTGTTTTTTATTTTTATTTTATAAATCATTTAATTCTTACTAGGGCAGAAAGTGTTGCAGCCCTACAACTAACCACTAACTACTAACCACTAATGTTTAACAGCTTTAGTGTTACTGGGTCTTCATTAGTATTGCTGAAGATAGGAGAAAAAGGAATCATTCAGTTCTGTAACAGTCAGGACGAAAAAATCCTCAACCAAGTGATATCTTTGGGGCTAATTCCAGGAACTTACATTACTTTAGAACAGCGATTTCCCAATTTTGTTCTCAAAGTAGGACATCAAAGCTTGGTAATCGATAAGGTAATTGCTCGCACACTTTATGTCCGAGTTGTTAATAGATAATCGCGTTCTGAGAATGGATGAAAATCCTTACACCTTCTTCCTTCTTTCCTCTTTTTCTTCCTTATTTTCACAATAGAGGGACTAGTAAAAATATGAACGGGAATACCGTCACGCGCCACTATCACAACTTTTTACAAGTTGCTCAGAGTTACTATCAGCTAACAAAGCCCCGCATTATCCCTCTGTTGCTGATTACTACGGCTGCAAGCATGTCTATTGCATCTAGAGGAAAATTAGATCCTGTATTGCTGCTAGTAACCCTGGCTGGTGGTACTTTTGCTGCTGCTAGCGCCCAAACATTTAATTGTATCTATGATCGCGATATCGATTATGAAATGGAACGCACGCGCCACCGTCCTTTGCCTTCTGGTAGAGTGCAACCTGCTCATGCTTTAATATTTGCGATCGCCCTAGCTTGTATTTCTTTCACGTTGCTGGCAGTCTTTGTAAATTTGTTGAGCGCTCTGTTAGCAATGTCCGGTATTTTATTTTATGTGGGCGTCTACACCCATTTACTCAAGCGTCACACATCTCTTAACATCGTCATTGGTGGTGCGGCTGGGGCTGTTCCGGCTTTGGTCGGTTGGGCAGCGGTAACGGGTACACTTAGCTGGACGGCGTGGCTATTATTTGCGATCGTATTCCTGTGGACACCCCCCCCACTTCTGGGCACTGGCATTGATGATTAGTGAAGATTATGCCAAGGTGGGTGTGCCAATGCTGCCTGTAGTTGCTGATAGTCTCACTGCTGCTAGGCAGATTTGGGCGTATACTTTAGTGCTTATTCCTGCCACATTTTTATTGATAGATCCTCTGCAAGTGATGGGTGCTATTTACAGCTGCACTGCTTTTGTATTGGGGGCTATCTTCATCAAAAAAGCGTGGGCGTTGTTGCAAGCCCCAGAAGAAAAACAATTAGCGCGATCGCTATTCCTCTACTCTATTCTCTACATGATGTTACTGTGCGCTGCAATGGTAGTTGATAGTTTACCTATTACTCATCAACTTACTGAGTTAATTATTAGATTTGTTAGTGGTTAGTTAAATTTTGTTCTTTGTTGGTTGTTGTTCGTTGTTTGTTTCAATCAACAACCAACAACCAACAAACAACCAACAACATTTCTTAATCAACAGCAATCATAACATCTGTTGCTTTAACCACAGCGTAAGCTTCTTTTCCTTCTGCTAGTTGGAGGCTGTCTGCTGAGGCTTTTGTAATGATTGCAGTCACCTCTACTCCAGGTGCAAGTTCTAAAGTAACTTCTGTATTGACAGAACCTGGTACAACTTTTTTCACAGTAGCTTTAAGAGTATTACGAGCGCTAATTTTCATATCTTGATATTGTTGTGACAATTTTTCCTCATCAATAATATCTATTTTGCATAATTTATAAGTATTTCTTTAGATTGTATTTATAATTTATCATATATAAAATTGCAAGTTTGACTTTTCACATATCAGATACTTACTGTTGTGGCAAAGCTAGCTGGTAAAGCTGTATGAAACCAATGCCGGAACAGCATAAGTTTTGAAAAACAAATTCAGCAAGAATCATATCTTACAATTAAATACTTGCAAGCTCTTACTAATAAATAATTACATTTTAATGCAAAACGAGATAGGAACAAAATAATTTTGTACCCCTATTACAATCAAGCTGTATTCCATCCAATTGATTCTCACCATAAGACAATACAGTTCGGTGAGCAGAACTTGATTCTTAGAGTCCCCCTAAATCCCA is a genomic window of Fischerella sp. PCC 9605 containing:
- a CDS encoding FeoA family protein codes for the protein MFNSFSVTGSSLVLLKIGEKGIIQFCNSQDEKILNQVISLGLIPGTYITLEQRFPNFVLKVGHQSLVIDKVIARTLYVRVVNR
- a CDS encoding 2Fe-2S iron-sulfur cluster-binding protein — translated: MATYQVRLINKKEDLDTTIEVDEETTILDAAEENGIELPFSCHSGSCSSCVGKVVEGEIDQSEQIFLDDEQVSKGFALLCVTYPRSNCTIKTHQEPYLV
- a CDS encoding HesB/IscA family protein, which produces MTVTLTEKAEFRLRAFLAGSAADTNDATKGIRISVSDGGCSGYEYAMDVTSKPQPEDLVIQQGKVTIYVDAKSAPLLEGIVIDFIDGVMESGFKFINPNATETCGCGKSFKTADCQSAGVPCN
- a CDS encoding TOBE domain-containing protein, translated to MKISARNTLKATVKKVVPGSVNTEVTLELAPGVEVTAIITKASADSLQLAEGKEAYAVVKATDVMIAVD
- a CDS encoding HesA/MoeB/ThiF family protein — translated: MIDLTPTELERYRRQMMLPNFGETAQKRLKSATVLVTGVGGLGGTAALYLAVAGVGRLILVRGGDLRLDDMNRQILMTHDWVGQPRVFKAKETLEAINPDIKVEAIHEYITPENVDSLVKSADMALDCAHNFTERDVLNAACVRWRKPMVEAAMDGMEAYLTTIIPGVTPCLSCLFPEKPDWDRRGFAVLGAVSGTLACLTALEAIKLITGFSQPLLSQLLTMDLTRMEFAKRRSYRDRSCPVCGNNAPWRYLQSKSTVISH